The following DNA comes from Candidatus Flexicrinis proximus.
ATTCACCGGGGCGGTACGGGGCAAGAGATGAGGTGCCGTTCGGTAGACATCTTATACATCGCGCTGAGGCTGGGCATCTTGTGCGAAGCAAGTCAGAACTTGTCATAGCAAATATGCTGTTTGCCATGAGGGTCGAATACCAATATGAGCGTCGATATGAAGGGGGCGATGGGCGTAAGGTTCTTCAGATTTCGCTTCCACCGATCCCGCTGGTGATACGCTTATCTGGGAGCACTTGGGCATGCTTTCCAAAGATGACTATCGCAAATCATGGGAACGTAAACAGAAGTGGTACGAACAAAACGGATTCGTTCTCGATGAAGATCTATTTGTAACATCGGACGATGAACGCGGAGGGCTGAATTCCCTTGATGTTCGGCGTATTGTGGACCTGATTCTGAAGCGCGTATAGATCTTCATCCCACATCTATCGTTACGCTCAGCGCCGGTGTTCCATTGGCCGTAGCACGCCACGCGCAAACCCCCTCATCTTGTGTCGTCGCGAACGGCGCGCTGTCATTTGTAAGCACGTTCGAAACAAGTGCAGCGATGTGCCCACGAATCAAAAAAGGGCGATGCATCGCTACACCGCCCCGCGAGGCTGATACCGTTCCCTCCTAGAACGGGATGGTGCCGCCGTCGCTCTCGTCCGAGGCGTGATCGCCGTTTTCGGCGCGGTCAAGCAGGACGAGCCGGCTGGCGTCCATATCGATGCTCGCCTGCGCCGTGCCTGTCTGGTCAGTCCACGCCGACGGGCGCAGCCATTCCGCCGTCGCCTGCACCAGCGAGCCTTTCTTGACGTACTGCACCGCGATGTCGGCCAATTTGTTCCAGCAATTGATCCGCACCCACAACGTCAGCTTCTCGCCTGCGCGGTTCTTGCGGCTGACCGCCACTGAGAACGACGCCACGCGCTGCTCACCCACTTCGCGAACTTGCGGATCACTGCCGACGAAACCCGTAACCTGCGTATTGACACTGGTACCCATGATGTCTTTCTCCTTGGCGCTTGTGCGCTGTCTCATCCATCGGCCTCGTGCCGATTTCCACGACAAGCCAGACAGCAGGCGGGAAAGCCGGGCCGTCAGCCGTAGGCCGCTACCCGATTGCGGTGAGCGCAGCGGCACCAGCCCAGGAGCAATCGGGTCAAGCGAAATCCGCAGGATTTTGACGGCCAACGCGCCTGCTAGGATGGTCAGGAAACAAATCGGTACGTTTTCTGGCCGCATGGAAGAGACCGGCTGCGAAAAGAGGCCAGGGACAACAGTTGCACGGGGTGACAATCGTCCGGCGATCCATAGCTCCGATGGGATGCGCTGGCAACCATCATGGCGGGCAAGTCGAACGCGCGGGTGACGCTGATAGGTGGCGGTGATGGAACAAGCAGGACAAAGGGGTGCATCAAAGGATCGCGAGGCGTCCGAGTGCGGCCAGATGTGGATTGACCGCAAGGCTGCTGCCACGTTGGACGCCGCTCAACCCGACCGCACTTGGCGGCACGTTCGGACGGAAGACTCTGTTGTTCTAGGGGCGCGACAAACTGGGCGGCATCGGCGTGTCAGCTGCTGGCTTCTATGGCGGATCGCAAAAATAAGAGCGGCTGAGTTAACGTCCCAGCCAAGACGGAGTGTGCCTCACGCATAGGCGGCGGCCAGCAGCTGCGCGGCGCGCTTCATGTAACGGCGAAATGAGTTCAGATTGCGGCCGGTCTCGACCGCAGCCTGGGCGTAGGTCTTCCCGTCGATCTGCGCCTGCAGCGCGTGAACGATACACGGGGTGTGGCGATATCTTGCCAGCAGTGACTGCGCCGGTGCGATATGGCCTTGCCGGTACTGCTCACGCCACGCCCCGTACGGCGTCGTGAACCGGCCGCTGTCCGGACGCGCGGCGAGTCTTGAATTCCGGCTGCGGATAGTCAGATTGCTCACGGAAAACCTGCGCGAATTCGTAGCGCACGTCCTGCAGCACCGGCTCGACGTAGTTCTGCATCCAGTTCCACGGCGTCAGACCAGCCAGCGCAGCGGCATCTTTGCGCGAAATCTGCGTCGTGATGTAGTAGAGCGCAATCAGGTGTTTGAACGAGTCGCTGTATTTTGCGGCCAGCTTATGCATGATGCGCTCGATGTCGATCCGGGTATCGTTATTGCCGGGTCGCCCACGCGACCCAGCGCTCCTCACAGTCATGTTCATAGCCGGTAATGTGTGCTCGTCGGCTGAGCTGCGCCAGTCGGTCGAGATGTATGCCTCAAAGGCTCTCGTGGCGGCGCTCATGGGCGCGCAGACTGGAGCTTTTGCAGCGGGCCAGAATGAAAAACACGGCCTGCTGGCGGGATTTGTCAGCAAGGAGATTAGTGCGCTGGTTTGAGTGTCTCCAGCAAGGGCGGTAAACCCGATCTGAAGGCACTCCGGCCGCTCGTCCGGCTGCAGACCGTTGCGTTTCATGGCGTTGCGCGCGTATTCAACGAGATCGTCATACAATTGCGTGCCGGTCTGGCGGCCAGCCCAGGCGGTCGGATAGGTCGAACTTGCGCGAAGGTGTGATCTGGCTGCGGATGATGGAACGATACTGGATGTGCGTGGCGATTCCTCCCCGTCACACGCTGGGTCTGCCAGCGCAGGTGAGCGCTACCGCTCGTCTGCACGGCACAGCGCAGTGGGGGCACCAGGCAAACAAAAACGGCGACCGCAATCGGGTCGCCGTTTTAGACCGGTGGTTCGGTGGTACAGCCCGCTAGGGCGTGCCAGCGCTACCGCCGCCGGTGTTTGCGTGGGAGGAAACCCGCGCTGCTCTCGCCGTGCCGGCGGTAGTGCGAGTGTTATCCCAGTGCTAGTTGTCGAGCTGGCGTGAATACATGCCTGATCCGCACGCTGGGGCATCTCTACTGGTAACCCTGACCAGTCGGATGGATATGGCGGCGGCTATAATGGATGCGCTTCTCGACGAGTCTCCCGCGTCGATGTTGATGGATGCATTAATCGCCGCCACGAATCAGGCAAGGACGCCGCCGGCGTTATGCATAGCGGTCCACGATGCGTTGGCGACACTGAACGAGCAAGGAGACGCTCGTTTGGGTGGAACCGATATACGAGTATCTTTATCGGTGAACGCTTTGATGATGTCATCGTCAGCGTCGAAAATTATCCGCCTGATCCGGTTGAAGCAGGGTGCGACCCGCGTATAGTGAGGGCTATGCCGACTGCCACTCCCACCATGCCGCCGACACCGCCGCCGTCGCCCGATATCGACCCCCAACCCATCGATTTCGGCGATTTTCACTGCGGGACGCTCGGCGTCGGTTTTTGTGGTCTCTACGAGTCGAACGACACGGCGGCATCAGCGATGATAGAAACGCTCACCGCCGAAGATTTCGAGCGCGAATTGAACCCTGAATATTTGAGCGGCGATTTTCGCTTGGCTGTGCTGTACCGTCAGGCCACCGCGCTGGAAGCGCTCGCCCGGTCGGACGAAGCGCTGGCGGCTTACGTCGAAAATCTTCACGCTTGCGCCGGGTCGCCGTGGGGCAGGCTGGCCGCGCTGCACCTTGAGCCGATGGGAGTGAATTGACCTGGCGCTCTTCCCACTTCTTGCCAGTGCGTTCTTCGTATGCGCGAGACTTTCATGCCGGTGTTGCCCAGCCGGACGTATTCCGTAAGGCCGCTCCCTCCGTCGTATGTACCGGACGCCGATTGTACCGCGTTTGCCCGACGCCGCCGCAGATCATGCTCAATTGGCGCTATAGTCGTGGCATATCGTGACCGGAGCCGCCGATGCGCCGCTTGCTGCCCCTCGTTCTATTTGCTGTCATTTACGCATCCATCACCGCGCGGGACGACACGCCCCGCCTGCGCGTGCCGACGGCAGATGAATATGTTGCCGTGGTTGCTGCGATTGCAGCCGATATTGAGCAGTTTCCGAGTTATCCGGCGTCCTTCTTCTTCGATGCTGTCCACGATGCGCTGTTCTATCTGTATCCCGATACTGGCGATATCGAATTCGACGCGCTGCGCGAGCGCTTTTACACTGCGGCGGGCGTCGGTGACCGCGATCTGGTTGACCGCTGGCGGTGGGTCAGACAAATGGTGGTTGCGAAAATCACCGAGGACGCGATTGACCTCAGTCAAGTCGAGGTGTTGACCTTCGAAGATTTCTATATCACGGTGACGCCGCGCGATTTTGACGCCGACGGCACTGACGAATTCCTGCTGGACATTGCCAAAGGCAAACCGGTTGACCGCGCCAGGGAAAACTGCCTTCAAGTGGAAGTCATCGCGTATCTCGTCGCACAGCCAACCGCGGAAGGGTATCGCTTTATCGACACAAACGTGGACTGGCGCGGCCACCAGTATTGGGGTTACAGCGGGCTGGACGGGGGTGTCGCCGAGCTCGGTTTCGAGGACATCAACGCGG
Coding sequences within:
- a CDS encoding ATP-binding domain-containing protein, which gives rise to MAYALTVHKTQGSEFDYVFVVIPKQSRLLSREVAVYSVHPKAKKRLILLIEGTDLSVLFDYSRPEIRNPSGETRTYSPGRYGARDEVPFGRHLIHRAEAGHLVRSKSELVIANMLFAMRVEYQYERRYEGGDGRKVLQISLPPIPLVIRLSGSTWACFPKMTIANHGNVNRSGTNKTDSFSMKIYL
- a CDS encoding single-stranded DNA-binding protein, which translates into the protein MRQRTSAKEKDIMGTSVNTQVTGFVGSDPQVREVGEQRVASFSVAVSRKNRAGEKLTLWVRINCWNKLADIAVQYVKKGSLVQATAEWLRPSAWTDQTGTAQASIDMDASRLVLLDRAENGDHASDESDGGTIPF